The Salmo trutta chromosome 6, fSalTru1.1, whole genome shotgun sequence genomic sequence GACACAGTAATTAACCTGTTGTTCCATCTCGTTCTCCAGGTGCTAGTTTGATTTCACCTGACCACCTGGCCAGCACCCATAGACCCTCCCATGACAAGCCATACCTCTCCGGCTAATAGGAAGTAGATTCTGCCAGCCAATGAAGCAGGGGTGTGTTCAGTTCATTAGATGTTTTACTACGTGCCTGAACGACACGCTTCTCCCAAACCGTTCTTTGAGGTATCTTTGCTCCTGTTTGGTGGTTGTGGTGTGTTGCCCGACCGTTCAGAACAGCACAGTTTTCCGTTCAATCAAAAGTTGCACGCCGTTGTGTCCTGCTGAACACAGCCTTGAGTCCCCAGGAGGAAACCAACTTAGGCCAAGAACAACCAACCACCCCAGAGAAGAATGGCGAAGGAGTTTCTGCTGGAGAATAAGCCGCTGCTAACAGAGATTCTGTCAGCAGAACACAACAATATTCTCCAGGACGCCCATTCAAAGAAACTTGTGGAGCAGCGTGAATACAACATCCTCTCCCACCTGCAACCCAGTCAGCCTCCAGAGACTACAGTCATCAAGCtactggacatgctgagagagaggagaggactactGCCATGGTTTTGTGGCCCTCCTGCATAAGAAAGAGATCATCGCAAACTTCCCCAGACTCAAAGAGCTGGACTGGACCACCTTCAAAAACCCTAGTGCCTCTGACCCACCCCCTGCCCCACCAAGCATCAGAGCAGGTACAGCCCTGCCCATCTAATCTAGTCTACAATGTTGCTGAATGTTGTGGAGTTTATTGTGCCAACATGGCGCCTATTAAAATTCCTAATCTCAAACTGAGTATGCCTGACTCTGAATATCTAGGTTATGCATGTCTAGATGTATTTCCTTTAAAATGCTGCATTTTGTCCCTCCAATAGGCTCCATAATGGGGAATTTACAGGAAGTAATCTAGGCCTGTGGTTACATCCACAATGTCTCAGCagtgaagagagggaagaagacagGATATTTCAATGCAGTTTTACAGCAAGAAGATGAGAGCAGGAATCTGATCAGCCGCAGCTGCGAGACCGCTTTGCCACAGCAGAGAGTCGCAGGTAAATTGGGTATGAAGTGCTCTGCAAAGGCTTTGAGTGCTATGTGATTAGGAATATCTGTGATTAATATTTTATAATGCATGTTTTTGCAGAACTCCAGTGAAGTTGGTGAAAGTGGTGCTCCAGCCATCCATAAGCAGAAACAACAAGATggagataatgtttacatacacatCCACATTTTCCAACCTCGAAGATTTACCCTTCAAATTCAACAGCGACCTTCACGGGAGGGTCAAGGATGTGGCCCTAGCTGACCTTCAAGACAACACAGAAAACACAGAAAATGCTGTAAAAGAGAAGGtagctataataataataataataataattcactaTCAATGAAGTACTGTTATGTTTGAACTCTAACCTTGTCTGTTCAGTGGCCTGTAATGTATTTCTCCTTTTGGTGTTTTTCTTGCATTGTAGGTGAACGTTACAGTGGAGGTGATTCAGAAACTGAAAGAGGGCCATTGTAAAACAAGATTTAACAAAAGCATGCCCATGGTGGAATACCTAGTCGGTCATATTGATGATTCAACTACACTCACAAAGCTGACCGTGTGGGGTCGTGAAAACATGGTTGAAGAGGGGAAATGGTACCGGGTCACCAATGTTTCTGTTGCTAAGTATGGTGGTAAAACCATGCTGAACACAACACCAGAATCTACTCTGGTCAACGTGGCTAGGGGTAGGAAATGCGATCTGCCACACAACATGGTACAGCCTGAGAAGTTTGAGGGGAAAATCATTGGATACTGGTTGCCCCAAGAGTACACTTGCCCAGAAGCGCACCCACTGGAGAGGGTGGACACCACTGAAAAGATGGTGACTTGTAAGCATTGTCCTATGTCGTACATACTATCCCTGATGGAAGGATAACTAGAGGGAAGCTCTCCATACAATCTGATGATCTGGTCAGCCGGGTGTTCACTGTAGAGGACAGTGTCATCAGAAATGTTCTGCGAGGaaggtgggaggggagagagtcTCTGAAGGACATTGAGGACGCGCTGGTCGAACTGCCACCAGTGACAGTCACTGTTCTCAATGGTCATGTGTTAACCGTTACAACTCAGAGTCAGGATGTCACCACAGGATGAGAAGAGGAAAATGACCGCCAACAGCACCTTTAGTCTGGACTGAtggttttcattttttatttatttaacctttattgaactaggcaagtcagttaagaactaattcttatttacaatgacagcctaccagaaggcaaaaggcctcctgcggggacgggggctgggattaaaataaaaacataggaGTGTGGTTCCTTTAGTCATTTTGATATCCCCTAGGCCATCACTGCTTCAATGTGTCTTAAATGAAAAACGGCAAGCTGAAAATGTACATAGACtgataataaaaatacaaaactttTAAAACGTTTATTTTTATTACAGGTCGGTATGTCTGTGGTACTTTTATATGTCCAGGTTAAAGCtaattttgtatttaattttgacGTTTGTTTAAAACAAGCTCTGTTAAGTGAATAAAATGAAGATTGAAAAACTGTCAATGAAAATAGCACTTATAAAAACACAGGGAAATGAAAGCCAAACAGACTTAGGTGAAGTGAATACATAGCTGTGCAGTGTAGATATCTAACCAAGAGCTGAGCACACAAGCAAATATAAAACTGTCATCCATTTCCTTTATGTAGAAAAAAACGAACTAACTAGTACAACGGAGGGAAAAAAacgtatttaatcaattttgaaataaggctgtaacataacaaaatgttgaaaaagtcaaggggtctgaatactttctgaatgcactgtatacaaaacTACTCTAAGTAGTACAACTGTACCATACTCTCAATAACTATATAGTCAAAAGCAGTAGTCTGTTCACAGCAAAATATGTTCTAAAATCCAACTCTCACTCCTTTTCTCCCTGGTGTGGAGCATTGATCAGTACCCCTGTCATCCTCAGGCCTGTGGCTTGTTGGCTGTCTTCTGTGCCTGGTCTGGGTCGGGGTACCCTGGGTCTCAGCTTCCACTGGGGCCTGGCTCTCCACAGGGTGATGACAGCTCTgggctgagcagcagcagcagtcatGTCCCTGTCTGACCTGTTTACACCCACAAACAGACTCGGCTGGGCCCTTCCCGTCCCTCCATAGACCCCACCCAGCCTGCTAGTTGAGGTAGCATTGTTTTGGGCCAAACTGGTCGAGGAGCTTGACTTGGTGCGTCCCAACCTCACTCTAGACACGTCTGTCCTTAGATGCTCGGTGGAAAGGCTCTTGTTAAGAATGACTGATTTGACTGGAGATCCATCCTTCTCTGTCCCACTTTTTCCACCCTCCATGCTCTCAATGTTCACCGTATTGATGCGTAGACCTTGTAAGCCGACGACCATAGTGTCTTGAGGGAGAGGTACTAGGGCATCGGCTGAGGCCTCGGAGCTGAACATACTCAGGGAGGGAACCACCCTGGCTGCCCTGTCCAGCAGAGCTACTCCTGGGACGAACAGCTCCAGTCTGTGCTGCTCTGTGAGCTTTGGATGGTCAAGGGAGGAGGCCAGCTTGGGTGTACCCTTCCCCCCACCGCTGCTCCATGTTAGGGGGTTGTAGATGACGTATCCGTCCAGAGGGCAGGAGTTGGACCTCCGAAGCAATGGGTCGACACAGTCTGTGTGGAACTGTAGTAGGGGACAAAGATGGATCAAATTCAGTTACTGCTCTCGCCGTCCATATCAGGACACAGTACATCCTTTCAGAACATACTCAAACCAGTCCAGAATTAAAAAGTGTCAACAGGAATTTTAGTATTTTGGTTTTGGGGCCTTTAGGGTTAAAGACAGGGCATCACCCACTTCAGACTTACTCTGTTTACCTTGTGGTGGCAGAGCAGGAGaggcattttttaattttttaaattatttttcttTTACCctgtttttctccccaatttcgtggtatccaattggtagttacagtcttgtctcatcgctgcaactcccgtatgactcgggagaggcgaaggtcgagagccgcgcgtcctccgaaacacaacccaaccaagccgcactgcttcttgacacaatgcccacttaacccacaagccagccgcaccaatgtgtcggaggaaacaccgtacacctggcgattgtgtcagcgtgcactgcgcccggccagCCACAGGAGTCATTAGTGcaagatgggacaaggacatccctgccggccaaaccctcccctaacccggacggcgcGCCGCCACATGGttctcccggtcatggccggctgcgacagagcctggactcaaacccagaatctctagtggcacagctattttttttaaatttaaccaggtaggccagttgagaacaagttctcatttacaactgcgacctggccaagataaagcaaagcagtgcgaaagttacacatggaataaacaaacatgcagtcaataatacaatagaaaaagtctatatacagtgtgtgcaaatgaggtaggataagggaggtaaggcaataaataaatacaaataaataaataacagtatggggaatgaggtagttggatgggctatgtacaggtgcagtgatctgtgagctgctctgacagctggtgcttaaagctagtgagggagatatgagtctccagcttcagtgatttttgcagttcgttccagtcattggcagcagagaactgaaaggaaagacgaccaaaggaggaattggctttgggggtgaccagtgagatatacctgctggtgcgcgtgctacgggtgggtgctgctatggtgaccagtgagctgagataaggcggggctttacctagcaaagacttaatAGGTgagctggagccagtgggtttggcaacgaatatgtagcgagggccaaccaacgagagcatacaggtcgcagtggtgggtagtatatggggctttggtgacaaaacggatggcactgtgatagactgcatccaattttctgagtagagtgttggaggctattttgtaaatgacatcgccgaagtcaaggatcagtaggatagtcagttttacgagggtatgtttggcagcatgagtgaaggatgctttgttgcgaaataggaagccaattctagatttaattttggattggagatgcttaatgtgagtctggaaggagagtttacagtctaaccagacatccaggtatttgtagttgtccacatctctaagtcagaaccgtccagagtggtgatgctggacgggcaggcaggtgcaggcagcgatcggttgaagagcatgcatttagttttacatgcatttaagagcagttggaggccaaggaaggagagttgtatggcattgaagctcatctggaggtcagttaacacagtgtccaaagaagggcgatgcagtgccttagaccactgcgccactcgggaggcccaggtCAGGGCAGTTTATCTAACTCTTGTGGTTGCAGAACATGTCAGGGCCCGTTTACCTAACTCATTACTTAGTGGTGACAGGATCATTTGAGTTAAGTCTTTACCCTGTGATGGCAGGGCAGGTGTCTGGCCTGCTGCCCTTGCTGGAAGCTCTTCAGGCAGATCCTACACTGCTGCCCAGGGTCCAGCAGGGGGCAGCCTCTCCTCACCCTGACCGAAAGGAGGCTCCTGACCAGGTGCTCTGGCAGTGGGTCACTCTCAACAGGAATCATGCTGAAGGGGGAAAGGAAACCAGAGACTCATGGGCTATATTTTAaaggcaggtagcttagcggttagaacgttgggctagTAACGGAGAGGTCGCTGGtttggcaggtagcttagcggttagaacgttgggctagTAACGGAGAGGTCGCTGGttcggcaggtagcttagcggttagaacgttgggctagTAACGGAGAGGTCGCTGGttcggcaggtagcttagcggttagaACGTTGGGATAGTAACGGAGAGGTCGCTGGTTCGGCAAGTAGCTTagcggttagaacgttgggctagTAACGGAGAGGTCGCTGGttcggcaggtagcttagcggttagaacgttgggctagtaacggaaaggtcgctggttcggcaggtagcttagcggttagaacgttgggctagTAACGGAGAGGTCGCTGGttcggcaggtagcttagcggttagaacgttgggctagtaacggaaaggtcgctggttcggcaggtagcttagcggttagaacgttgggctagTAACGGAGAGGTCGCTGGTTgggcaggtagcttagcggttagaacgttgggctagTAACGGAGAGGTCGCTGGttcggcaggtagcttagcggttagaacgttgggctagTAACGGAGAGGTCGCTGGTTgggcaggtagcttagcggttagaacgttgggctagtaacggaaaggtcgctggttcggcaggtagcttagcggttagaacgttgggctagtaacggaaaggtcgctggttcggcaggtagcttagcggttagaacgttgggctagtaacggaaaggtcgctggttcgaataccaGTGAAAAAATCTCTGCCCTTAAGCAAGGCTCTTAACCCTAATTTACTCCAGGGGtgctactatggctgaccctgtaaaacaacacatttcactgttcCTAtatggtgtatgtgacaataaaacaaaatgtaattaaCTGCACTTAAATATGAATCACAATGCTTATTGCAGCAGGTTGTAAAGTGTAACAGCCTGTATGTGTGACAACATCTTTGCATTTTAGCACTGTCTACATGTCATTCAGTGTGTTCAGGCACTG encodes the following:
- the LOC115196428 gene encoding uncharacterized protein LOC115196428; translation: MEIMFTYTSTFSNLEDLPFKFNSDLHGRVKDVALADLQDNTENTENAVKEKVNVTVEVIQKLKEGHCKTRFNKSMPMVEYLVGHIDDSTTLTKLTVWGRENMVEEGKWYRVTNVSVAKYGGKTMLNTTPESTLVNVARGRKCDLPHNMVQPEKFEGKIIGYWLPQEYTCPEAHPLERVDTTEKMVTCKHCPMSYILSLMEG